GGGCAGCGTCTTCTGCAGGCCGACCAGGTTGCGAGGCTTCTTGAAATCGGCGGCCTTGTACGCGCGCGTCAGGTACTTGCCGTACTCGGCCTGGTCGACCTTCACCGACATCGGGTCGATGCTCTCGCCCTGGCCCACCACGTCCTTCAGCTTCTGCTGGCGCACCAGCCGGTCGACGTACGCGTCGCGCAGCCCCGGCGTGTCCTTCGCCGGATCGACGCGGCCGATCAGGTCGAGGCGGATCGACGGCTTCTCGGTCAGCATCTTCACGACGGTGTCGAGCTTCTTCTGCTGCGCGTCGGTCAGCGCGTACGTACCCGGCGCGAACTCGACGTAGCCGAGATCCTCGCCGCCGCCGCCGAACGCGTTCGCGAGCAGCGTGAACGGCGACGTGACGGCCTTCGCGATCAGGTTCAGCACCGCGTGCCAGATCAGCCCGCCGACGCTGAACTCCGGATTCGACAGCGAGCCCGACACCGGCAGGTTCACGTCGATCTGGCCGCGCGTGTTCTTCAGCAGCGAGATCGCGAGCTTCACCGGCAGCTTCGTCGCCGTGTCGTTCTCGACGCGATCGCCGAACGTGAGCTGATCGATGAAGATGTGGTTGTTCGCCGACAGCTGGTCGTTCGCGAGCTGGTAATGCAGGTCGACGTTGAGCTTGCCCTTCGTGATCGGATAGCCGGCGTACTTCGCCGAATACGGCGTCAGGTTGGTCAGCTCGATGTCGTGCGCGGTCGCCGTGAGGTCGAGCGCCGGCTTCTCGATCAGCGGGTTCACCGAGCCCTTGATCGAGATCGGCCCGTTGCCCGACAGGTTCGCCGCGACGTCGACCGGCGCGGACGTCGTCGAATCCGTGCCGAACGCGCCGATCTTGCCCGTGATCGCGACGAGATTCGCCGTGTAGTTCGGCTTGATGAAGTTGTCGGTATACGTGACGCGGCCGTTCTGCAGCAGCAGTTCGCCGAAATGCATCCGCACCGGGTTCTGCGGCGGCGTCGCGGCCTTCACGACCACCGTCGCCGATGCGGCGGCCGGCGCAGCGGCAGCCGAAGCGGCGGCCGGCGGCGTCATGCCCGGCGACAGCGGCACCGGTTCGCCCTTGCTCGCGTCGCGCGTGAGCGACTGCGCGGGACCCGTTTCCTTCGCGACCACGTCCTTCAGGTTCAGGCGCCCTTGCGCGTCGAGCAGCACGCGGCCGTAGAAGTTCGAGAACGTCACGCGCGCGGCGTCGACGTCGGTGCCCTTCTCGTCGTAGTTCGCCTTCAGGTTCGACAGCGCGAGCGAGCGCCAGCCCGCGAACGGGTCGGACGTCGCCTTGTCGAGCATCCGCACGTCGACGAGCGCGACGTCGCCGCGGTAGGTCGCGCGCGGCGCGTCCTTCACCTGCGCGAAGGTCAGGTTGCCCTGCGCGTTGAGCAGCGCGCTCGCGATCGTCGCGTTCAACGCGCTGCCGAAGTACGGCTCGAACGCGGCCGCGTCGAGGCGGTTGCCGTTGATCTTCAGGCCGAGCTTCAGCGGCTGCGCGGTCACGTCGCCCGACACGTTCAGCGAACCCTTGCGGTTCAGCGTCGCCTTCAACTGCACGGGCAGCGGCTTCGTCATGTCGTCGCTGATCTTCTGCACCGACAGTTCCAGCGGCTTGATCGCCAGCTTCACCGGGCGCGGCGTCGACAGGTCGGTGAAGTTCGCGGACGAATCCTTCACGTTCAGCGCATCGATCCGGTAATGCCACGACGGCGCGGCGGCTTCGGCCTTGCGCGCGACCGTGCGCTTGGGCACCGACGCCTGCGCGGGCCCGGCCAGCGCAGCCAGGTCGATCTGGCCGTCCTTCAGGCGCTTCACGTCGAGCGCGAGCCCGCTCGCGTCGACACTCGCGATCTCCGCGGTGCGCGCGGCGACGTCGACCTTCGCGATCTTCGCGCTCGCGTCGGGCAGCACGATGGCGGGCGCCTTGGCGTCGGGCGTCGCGATCTTCAGCGACTTCAGGCTCACCGTGCTGTCGGCGACCTGCGCGTCGAGCGGCGTCTTGCCCCAGTCGGCCTTCGCGTTGATCGTCGCGCCGAGCGTGCCGTCGAGCACGCGCGCGCGCGTCGCTTCGCCGAGGTACGGCTGCAACGCCGGCAGCGCGAGTGCGTCGACCGTCAGCTTCGTGTCGGCCTGCTTCTCAGCGAGCGTGAACGCGCCTTCGGCGCGCACGTCGCCGCCGCGCGACAGCGACGTCGACAGCGTGTATTTCGCGGGCGTCTTGCCCTGCAGCGAGAAACCGTCGAGCGTCGCGGCGAGCTTCGTGAGCGACAGCGCGGTCGGCGTGGCCGGCACGCGGTCGTCGACGTTGATCGTGCCGCCGTCGATCGCGAAATGACGGATCGTCAGGTCGAGCGGCGGCGTTTCCTTCGCGCTGGCCTCGGTCTCGGCCTTCGCGCCGCTCGCCGCTTCGGCCGAAGACGCCGCTGTGCCCGATGCCGCCGGCTTGCCCGCGGCGGCCTTCGGTGCGGCGGCCGGCTGCGCGACGAGCTTCTCGACGTTCAGCACGCCCTGCTTGTCGCGCGACAGGTCGACGACGGGCTGATCGATCCGGATCTCGTCGAAATGCAGCGCGTTGCGCAGCGGCTCGAGGCTGGCCGCCGCGACGTGCACGCCGCGCGCGGCGAACAGCGGCTCGGACGCCGGGCTCGTGACCTTCGCGTCGTTCAGGTCGACGGTGCCGGACACGCGCAGCGCGGGCGTCTCGCCGTTCATCGCGAAATTGACCGTGAGGTTGCTGCTCAGCAGGCCGCTCGCGACGGCCACCGGCAGCTTGGTCGGCGCGTACGAGATCAGCTTCGGCACGTCGAGGCGATCGAATTTCAGCTCGATCTCCGATTCGCGCGACTGCGCGAACGGCTTGGTCTTGCCGTCGATCGCGATCGGGCTGCCGTCGAAACGCATGCGCAGCTTCGGCTGCACGAAGATGTCGGTCTTCGACGCGAGCGTCGCGATATAAGGGATGCCGAGCATCCAGTTGTCGACCACGTGCTTTTCGTTCAGCAGGCGGTCGTCGAAATCGATCCGGCCGTCGTTGACCTGGATGTTCGACACCGAGAATTGCGTCGGCTTGCTCTCCGGCTTGGACGGCGTGGAAAACTTCTCGATCAGGTCGGTGAAGTTGAAGCGCTGCGCGTCGTAGCGGACGATGTGAAAGCGCGGCGAATCGAGACGGATTTCATTGACGATCGGCGCGCCGCGGAACAGCGACGACCACGACGGCCTCACGACGAGCTTGCCGATGTCAATGAAATCGCCCTGCCCGCCGCGCTCGCCGATGTGGATGCCGTCGGCTTCGAGATTCAGCGTGTACGGGTTCAGCGCGATGCGCTGGATCGTGGCCGGCCGGTCGAGCTGCTTGCTCAGTTGCTGCTCGGCAACATGGCGGATCAGCGGCGGCGCCGCGAAGAATCCGAGCAATCCGAACAAAACGAGGAAGATCAGCACGCCGATGCCGATACGCCGGGTCCGGCGCGAGCGTGCAACGCCGCCGAGGGCATCGAGGGTCGAGGATACGGTTTTTTTGTCTGCGCTTGCCATGCTGGAATGCCTCGGGAATGGATGCCGGGCCGCACCGGTCAACCGGGCGGCCTCGCACGCTATCCCGAAAGTATAGGCTCAGGAGGTGACGGAACGGGGGTCGGGCGCCGCTGCCGCGCCCGCCGGTCGGACAACGGCGGCGGTCATCCGTTCACTTCCGCACGACGACGGGCGGCATCCACGAGCCGTCGCTCGCCTGCGGCTTCGGCGCGTACAGGCGCAACGCGAGCGCGAAATCGGCGCGCGGCGCCGGCAGCCAGTTGGCCGCATTCGTGCCGCCCGGCGACGCCGACACGACGATGTCGATCGAGCCGTCGTGGTTGCGGCGCAGGCGGTCGCGATCGCCGAGCGAGCGGCGCGCCGATCCGACGTCGGGCAGCGCGCCGTTCGTCGTGTAGGGCGTGAGCGACCAGAACGCGCGCACCGGCGGCAGCGCGCCCGGCGCGAAATGCAGCACGTAGCGGTTCGCGCCATTCAGCGAATGGCCGTCGCTGTCGACGCGCACGACCGCGAGCGTCTCGTCGTCGCGCGTCGCGGTGCCGAACTGCGTGTAGGCCGCGTACGCACGCAGCGTGTAGTCCTGACCGTACTTGCCGGCTGCGTCGCCGATCCAGCTCCAGCCGTTCGCGTTCAGCAGGTTCGACGGCGGCGCCGCGAGCCGTGCGCGCGCCTCGGCGACGCCGGCCGTCGCAGCCGTGAGGCGGTCGCCCGTCCACAGCACCGGGTAACCGGCCGATACGCCGATGTCGGCGAGCGACTCCTGCGCGTGCGCGTCGTCGGCCGGCGCCGGGTTGTCCTGCAGCGCCTGCGCGAAGCGCGCGAAGAACGCCTTCGGGTCGAGCGCGGCCACCTGCTCGGCCGGCGTGCCGCCGCTCAGCGCTTCCGACGGCGCGCTGCCCGCATGGACCGCGACCGACGCGCCACGCGCCGCGCCCGTGTAGACGGACAACGGCACCACGCGGATCGCGCGCTGCAGCTTCTTCACGTTCGTGAGGTCGCGCCCGCCGCTCGTTTGCAACCGCACTTCGAGCCACGCATTGCCCGACGGCACGTCGACGCGCAGCGCGCCCTTCGGCAGCGTGCCCTGCCAGTCCTTCGCGGCGAAGGCAATCGTTTGCGATCGCGCGCCGCCGCGAGACCCGCGCGACGCCACGCTCGACGACGACCACAGCACGTTCGTCCACATGTCGAGCGCGCGCGCATCCCAGTAGCGGCCGCGCGTGTCGGGCAGCGTGACGACGACGGGTTCGGCGGCGACGTCGAGCCAGCCGGTCGAGTCGAGCGTGTCGACGCCGGGCAGCGGCGGATTGACCGCGCCGACGGGCGGCAACGCCTGCGCGTGGCGCAGCGTGTTCAGCGGCGCCTGCCCCGGTTGCGCGCCGTCGCCGCCGGTCGCCGCTTCCTTCGCGACGTCCATCAGCACGAGCGGATACGCATAGATATAGGAGTCGGCGACTTCCGCGCGCATCCAGCCGGTTTTCCGCTGGATCGCGTCGGGCTGCGACGCGCATCCCGCTAGCAACGCCGCAATGGCCAGCGACGCGCACGCGCGCCGCAGAGAAACTGATTCCTGCTGGTTTTCAATCATCGATTACTGGCCGAATATCGTTCTTTTCAGTCAACGCCTTGTTCGACTCGCGAACGGCGAAAACAAGGCACCCCAGCCTGCCCGGATGACCGTTTCGCTACGGTGGGCGCTGATGTCAGGCCGGTATCATAGCGCCTCGGGGCAATCCCTAATATGCCGAATAGCGGGTGAACGGCCGTTGCACTACTGACGAATTCGAAATAGTTCGGACGATTCGTCACAAAACCGGCGATCTCGAAACGACATGGGTGCGCGAGAGAACAATCCGGGGGATTGAGCGACGGTCAGCCCTCGACGAGCGCAGAGGTACGACCGCCCGGCTGTCCGTCTGGAAGCCGGGCGTTTGCTTTTTCCGGGCTGTGACAATCTGTGTGCATCGATCACATCGTCATCGCTTGACCTTACCATCATGGGAATGTTGATACTGGAACCATTCGCGGCATGAACCGCGCCTTTGGGGAATCCGACATGACTGAACCACTTGCCTCCGCAGCGCTGCAAACGATCGAACTGAGCGTCGACGGCATGCATTGCGGCGGCTGCACGGGCCGCGTGCAGCGCGCGCTGGCCGCCGTGCCGGGCGTCGTCGACGCGACGGTCGACCTCGACACGCACGCGGCGACGGTGACCGCGCAGGAAACGGTCGAGCCCGGCCGGCTCGTCGACGCGGTCGCCGAGGCCGGCTACCGCGCGGCCGTGCGTGAAACGGCGGTCGAGGCCGTGGCTGCCACGCATGCGGCTCACGCGTCACACGCCGAAGCACCGCCCACGACGGCGGCAGCGCTGCCGGCGGCCACGATCGAACTCGACATCGACGGGATGACCTGCGCATCCTGCGTGTCGCGTGTCGAGAAGGCGCTTGCGAAGGTGCCGGGCGTCACGCGCGCGTCGGTCAATCTGGCGACCGAGCGCGCCACGGTCGACGCTGCAGCCAACGTTTCCGCATCGCAACTTGCAGATGCCGTGAAGCAAGCCGGTTATGGCGCGACGCCGACCGCGCAGGATGCGCCCGTCGCGACCAGCGCCGTCGCCGCCGCGATGCCTGCCGCGTCCGCCAGCATCGAACTCGACATCGACGGGATGACCTGCGCGTCCTGCGTGTCGCGTGTCGAGAAGGCGCTCGCGAAGGTGCCGGGCGTCACGCGCGCGTCGGTCAATCTGGCGACCGAGCGCGCCACGGTCGACGTGACAACCGAGGTTTCCGCGTCGCAACTGGCAGATGCCGTGAAGCAAGCCGGCTATGGCGCGACGCCCGTCGCTGACGCCCGGCCGGCAGAATCTGCCGCCCCCACCTCCGCCGATCTCGAACTCGACATCGGCGGCATGACCTGCGCGTCCTGTGCCGGCCGCGTCGAGAAGGCGCTCGCCGCCGTGCCGGGCGTCGCACGCGCATCGGTCAATCTCGCGACCGAACGCGCGTCGGTGCACGGCGCCGGTGCACTCGACGCCGCCACGCTGATCGCGGCCGTCACGACGGCCGGCTACCGCGCCTCGCTCGCTGCCGCACCGAGGGCCGGCGCCGAAACACAACTGTCCAGCCCCGCGCAGGATCCCGACGCCCGCAAGCGCCGCGAAGCGGTTCGCGAACGCAATCTCGTGATCGGAGCGGCGGTGCTGAGCGCGCCGCTCGTCGCGCCGATGCTGGCCGCGCCGTTCGGCGTCGACCTGATGCTGCCCGGCTGGCTTCAGCTCGTGCTCGCGTCGATCGTCCAGTTCGGCTTCGGCGCGCGCTTCTACCGCGCGGCCTGGCACGCGGTGAAGGCGCGTGCCGGCAACATGGATCTGCTCGTCGCGCTCGGCACGTCGGCTGCGTACGGGCTGAGCCTGTGGATGCTGTTGCGCGATCCCGCGCATCCCGGCCACCTGTATTTCGAGGCGTCGGCCGTCATCGTCACGCTCGTGCGCTTCGGCAAATGGCTCGAATCGCGCGCGAAGCGCCAGACCACCGAGGCGATCCGCGCGCTGAACGCGCTGCGTCCCGATCGTGCGCGCGTCGTCGAGCACGGCGTCGAACGCGACGTGCCGCTGTCGCAGGTGCGCGTCGGCACGGCCGTCAGCATCCGTCCCGGCGAGCGCGTGCCCGTCGACGGCCGGATCGTGTCGGGCCGTTCGCACATCGACGAATCGCTGATCACCGGCGAAAGCCTGCCCGTGCCGAAGGATGGCGGCGACCCCGTCACGGCCGGCTCGATCAACGGCGAAGGCGCGCTCGTCGTCGAAACCACCGCGATCGGCG
The sequence above is drawn from the Burkholderia stabilis genome and encodes:
- a CDS encoding DUF748 domain-containing protein codes for the protein MASADKKTVSSTLDALGGVARSRRTRRIGIGVLIFLVLFGLLGFFAAPPLIRHVAEQQLSKQLDRPATIQRIALNPYTLNLEADGIHIGERGGQGDFIDIGKLVVRPSWSSLFRGAPIVNEIRLDSPRFHIVRYDAQRFNFTDLIEKFSTPSKPESKPTQFSVSNIQVNDGRIDFDDRLLNEKHVVDNWMLGIPYIATLASKTDIFVQPKLRMRFDGSPIAIDGKTKPFAQSRESEIELKFDRLDVPKLISYAPTKLPVAVASGLLSSNLTVNFAMNGETPALRVSGTVDLNDAKVTSPASEPLFAARGVHVAAASLEPLRNALHFDEIRIDQPVVDLSRDKQGVLNVEKLVAQPAAAPKAAAGKPAASGTAASSAEAASGAKAETEASAKETPPLDLTIRHFAIDGGTINVDDRVPATPTALSLTKLAATLDGFSLQGKTPAKYTLSTSLSRGGDVRAEGAFTLAEKQADTKLTVDALALPALQPYLGEATRARVLDGTLGATINAKADWGKTPLDAQVADSTVSLKSLKIATPDAKAPAIVLPDASAKIAKVDVAARTAEIASVDASGLALDVKRLKDGQIDLAALAGPAQASVPKRTVARKAEAAAPSWHYRIDALNVKDSSANFTDLSTPRPVKLAIKPLELSVQKISDDMTKPLPVQLKATLNRKGSLNVSGDVTAQPLKLGLKINGNRLDAAAFEPYFGSALNATIASALLNAQGNLTFAQVKDAPRATYRGDVALVDVRMLDKATSDPFAGWRSLALSNLKANYDEKGTDVDAARVTFSNFYGRVLLDAQGRLNLKDVVAKETGPAQSLTRDASKGEPVPLSPGMTPPAAASAAAAPAAASATVVVKAATPPQNPVRMHFGELLLQNGRVTYTDNFIKPNYTANLVAITGKIGAFGTDSTTSAPVDVAANLSGNGPISIKGSVNPLIEKPALDLTATAHDIELTNLTPYSAKYAGYPITKGKLNVDLHYQLANDQLSANNHIFIDQLTFGDRVENDTATKLPVKLAISLLKNTRGQIDVNLPVSGSLSNPEFSVGGLIWHAVLNLIAKAVTSPFTLLANAFGGGGEDLGYVEFAPGTYALTDAQQKKLDTVVKMLTEKPSIRLDLIGRVDPAKDTPGLRDAYVDRLVRQQKLKDVVGQGESIDPMSVKVDQAEYGKYLTRAYKAADFKKPRNLVGLQKTLPDADMKQALADHAPADDNALRALAQQRAEAVRQYLDGKIDSSRVFVVAPKLDAKGIDDKGATTRVDFGLQ
- a CDS encoding DUF1254 domain-containing protein, with amino-acid sequence MIENQQESVSLRRACASLAIAALLAGCASQPDAIQRKTGWMRAEVADSYIYAYPLVLMDVAKEAATGGDGAQPGQAPLNTLRHAQALPPVGAVNPPLPGVDTLDSTGWLDVAAEPVVVTLPDTRGRYWDARALDMWTNVLWSSSSVASRGSRGGARSQTIAFAAKDWQGTLPKGALRVDVPSGNAWLEVRLQTSGGRDLTNVKKLQRAIRVVPLSVYTGAARGASVAVHAGSAPSEALSGGTPAEQVAALDPKAFFARFAQALQDNPAPADDAHAQESLADIGVSAGYPVLWTGDRLTAATAGVAEARARLAAPPSNLLNANGWSWIGDAAGKYGQDYTLRAYAAYTQFGTATRDDETLAVVRVDSDGHSLNGANRYVLHFAPGALPPVRAFWSLTPYTTNGALPDVGSARRSLGDRDRLRRNHDGSIDIVVSASPGGTNAANWLPAPRADFALALRLYAPKPQASDGSWMPPVVVRK
- a CDS encoding heavy metal translocating P-type ATPase codes for the protein MTEPLASAALQTIELSVDGMHCGGCTGRVQRALAAVPGVVDATVDLDTHAATVTAQETVEPGRLVDAVAEAGYRAAVRETAVEAVAATHAAHASHAEAPPTTAAALPAATIELDIDGMTCASCVSRVEKALAKVPGVTRASVNLATERATVDAAANVSASQLADAVKQAGYGATPTAQDAPVATSAVAAAMPAASASIELDIDGMTCASCVSRVEKALAKVPGVTRASVNLATERATVDVTTEVSASQLADAVKQAGYGATPVADARPAESAAPTSADLELDIGGMTCASCAGRVEKALAAVPGVARASVNLATERASVHGAGALDAATLIAAVTTAGYRASLAAAPRAGAETQLSSPAQDPDARKRREAVRERNLVIGAAVLSAPLVAPMLAAPFGVDLMLPGWLQLVLASIVQFGFGARFYRAAWHAVKARAGNMDLLVALGTSAAYGLSLWMLLRDPAHPGHLYFEASAVIVTLVRFGKWLESRAKRQTTEAIRALNALRPDRARVVEHGVERDVPLSQVRVGTAVSIRPGERVPVDGRIVSGRSHIDESLITGESLPVPKDGGDPVTAGSINGEGALVVETTAIGAETTLARIIRLVESAQAEKAPIQRLVDRVSEVFVPAILGIAVLTLVGWLIAGAGMETAILNAVAVLVIACPCALGLATPAAIMAGTGVAARHGVLIKDAQALELAQRATVIAFDKTGTLTEGKPSVTAFEAVDVPRAEALALAAAVQRQSDHPLARAVVAAYDKDVAAHGDTAPSAAAGAATDARAVAGRGVEARVGGQLLALGSTRWRDELGIVVPPALDARAAELERAGNTISWLMRADAPRALLALIAFGDTVKPGARDAIAALSARGVASVLVTGDNRGSAAAVAASLGIGEVHAQVLPDDKARVVAELKRTHGGIVAMVGDGINDAPALAAADVGIAMATGTDVAMHTAGITLMRGDPALVADAIDISKRTYRKIQQNLFWAFVYNLVGVPLAALGWLNPVIAGAAMALSSVSVVTNALLLRRWKGRAR